A part of Streptomyces sp. NBC_01235 genomic DNA contains:
- a CDS encoding toxin glutamine deamidase domain-containing protein, with product MHRTPDARGQCPFRLRGRRYELLKAGNGSRGVIFAWQEGADVGHFFNAVNHGGNVKFLDGQAGGYADMDWDHWEFMHTGGGAQ from the coding sequence GTGCACCGGACTCCTGACGCACGCGGCCAATGCCCGTTCCGACTTCGGGGTCGGCGCTACGAGTTGCTCAAGGCAGGCAACGGATCACGAGGAGTCATCTTCGCCTGGCAAGAGGGTGCGGACGTAGGCCACTTCTTCAATGCAGTGAACCACGGAGGGAACGTGAAGTTCCTTGACGGGCAGGCAGGCGGATACGCGGACATGGATTGGGATCACTGGGAGTTCATGCACACGGGGGGTGGCGCACAGTGA
- a CDS encoding transposase — translation MSPRLCCALRTIDRWRPEISAFIDTGHSNAKSKGINRVIKLVARAAFGFRNADNQRLRTCCVTTRRARGYRSTLRTSILRQPHARCAFGKGMSHRACQLLRGPVGYLAQKVFVL, via the coding sequence CCATCGACCGCTGGCGGCCCGAGATCTCCGCGTTCATCGACACCGGACACAGCAACGCCAAGAGCAAAGGGATCAACCGCGTGATCAAGCTCGTCGCCCGCGCTGCCTTCGGGTTCCGCAACGCCGACAACCAACGCCTGCGCACATGCTGCGTCACCACCCGCAGAGCCCGCGGATACCGCTCAACTTTGAGAACCTCGATTCTTCGACAGCCGCATGCCCGGTGCGCCTTCGGGAAGGGGATGTCGCACCGGGCATGTCAGCTCTTACGGGGTCCTGTCGGCTATCTCGCGCAGAAGGTCTTTGTACTCTGA